The Cucumis melo cultivar AY chromosome 6, USDA_Cmelo_AY_1.0, whole genome shotgun sequence genome includes a region encoding these proteins:
- the LOC127149773 gene encoding uncharacterized protein LOC127149773 — protein sequence MVVKSRVLRSAANGELHSPVTPEEKPKRSKVAAPGGKSAKAAAPEGDAEQPSPSPMRRTSARIIKLKAEKELLVRQRVELLDEPGSRSKRKKTNSQVKSKRNTPNVKDEVREDKGEVVEDKAVVVPVSKDVTKFEDGDASKPMEVCAPEKRTGDDAGPGNMVEKSDHVKVKETLRLFNKYYLHFVQEEEKRCKKAEVAQKAPKQSKSKKKAPVEDTKNKSKRPDLKAISKASCNCTHEPQASSM from the exons ATGGTTGTCAAGTCCCGGGTACTACGTTCTGCTGCCAATGGAGAGCTGCATTCTCCAGTAACTCCCGAGGAGAAGCCGAAACGCTCTAAAGTAGCCGCGCCTGGGGGAAAGAGTGCTAAAGCTGCCGCACCGGAGGGAGATGCGGAACAGCCATCTCCTTCTCCTATGAGGAGGACTAGTGCTCGAATCATAAAGCTGAAGGCTGAGAAGGAGCTTCTAGTGCGTCAAAGAGTAGAGCTCCTTGATGAACCCGGCAGTCGCAGCAAAAGGAAGAAGACGAACAGTCAGGTAAAAAGTAAGCGTAATACTCCAAATGTGAAGGATGAGGTGAGGGAAGATAAGGGCGAAGTGGTGGAAGATAAGGCCGTTGTTGTTCCGGTATCCAAAGACGTCACTAAATTTGAAGACGGTGATGCGAGCAAACCTATGGAAGTGTGCGCGCCAGAAAAGAGGACTGGGGACGATGCTGGTCCGGGTAATATGGTTGAGAAGAGTGACCATGTCAAGGTGAAGGAGACTCTCAGGTTGTTCAATAAGTACTATCTTCATTTTGTACAG gaagaggaaaagagGTGCAAAAAAGCTGAAGTAGCTCAAAAAGCTCCCAAACAGTCAAAATCTAAG AAGAAGGCCCCTGTAGAAGACACAAAAAACAAGTCGAAGCGACCAGATTTGAAGGCAATTTCTAAGGCAAGTTGTAATTGCACACATGAGCCTCAAGCCTCTAGCATGTGA